The sequence below is a genomic window from Blastopirellula retiformator.
CAGTGCTGGTCGTGCACAGCGGATCGCGCGGCGGGCACACCGTCAATCACGCGCGACGCCTGTTTCAGTCGGCCCTCAGCGAAATGCTGCCGATCGCCGAAGAGCATGGCATCCAGCTGGCCGTCGAACCGATGCACCCGGCCGCCGGCGCCGAATGGACGTTCCTGCAGTCGCTGTCTGACGCGATCGAATTGATCAAGAAATTGGATAGCCGCCATCTGAAGATCGTCGCCGACGTTTATCAATTGTTTGGCGAACCGAACTTGATCGAACAATTAAAGCAAGCGACGCCCCACCTGGCGCTGGTCCAACTGGCCGATGCCGACGAAGCGCCGGTCGGCGAACCCGACCGCCGCCCCTTAGGCAGCGGCAAGCTTCCCCTGCGCGAGATCATCGCCGCAGTCCGCTCGTCCGGCTACCAAGGCCCGTTCGACGTCGAACTGATGGGACTGGAGATCGAGAACTCCGACTACGATCAACTGATCGCCCAAACCCGCAGCTATTTCAACGACGCCATCGGCGCCAAGGTTGAGAAATCAGTCCCGGCGAAATAAGGTTCGCCCAGGCAATGTTCGGCAGACTTACCGCATTCCTCCTGCCGCCCCCCAAATAGCTCACTGGCGGAACCACATCCAGCATTGCGCACATTTGCCATCTAATTTGACGGCAAATTATCGAGCCATTAAAATTGGAGGGCCTTTCGGAAAGCAAGGTCGCCTGAGCCCAATCCGCAAGCTCTCTTCGCTCTAACGAAGTTCGATATGAGTCTCCCCACTTTCGTGCGAAACGCCACGGCCGCTTGTGCGCACTGCCTCCCGCCCTTTCGCGGTCTCGGCACGCTCTGCAACAAGATCAACTCGCTGACGCTCGGCATGGGCGCCGATTCGTTGGCGACCGCGAAAATGCGAGATGGCACCACGTTGCTGGTCGATTTGACGACTCGCACCGAGAAGTGGGCGTTTTATTCCGGGCAATACGATGGCGATTTGATTTCGATGATCGTGTCGCTCCTGGATCACGACTCCTACTTTCTGGACGTCGGCGGCAATATCGGCTTCTATACGGTCGCAGTCGCTTCCTCGTATCGCGCCCACAAAGGAGAGGGGAG
It includes:
- a CDS encoding sugar phosphate isomerase/epimerase family protein, which translates into the protein MRVSLLAINQLTTFRWSFETDAERIAAAGIPGIHVWRQKLVDFGVEKGAHLLEEYGLQPVALSWAGGFTGSDGRTFADALRDGKLAIQQAAELQAPVLVVHSGSRGGHTVNHARRLFQSALSEMLPIAEEHGIQLAVEPMHPAAGAEWTFLQSLSDAIELIKKLDSRHLKIVADVYQLFGEPNLIEQLKQATPHLALVQLADADEAPVGEPDRRPLGSGKLPLREIIAAVRSSGYQGPFDVELMGLEIENSDYDQLIAQTRSYFNDAIGAKVEKSVPAK